From Pseudanabaena sp. BC1403, the proteins below share one genomic window:
- a CDS encoding M15 family metallopeptidase has product MSKPYQRISIAECNEPLVAIPDDIFKINPHPYMSLGAPYGDRSPFFVRQGILEKLQKSQAYLQTMYPNYQIAIFDAYRPIPVQQFMVDYSFEQLAESKDLEVKDLTEEQKNSLMAEVMKFWAVPSHDPKMPPPHSTGAAIDVTLNISPVKCGGNIQEINMGSPIDEISDRSVPNYFASFRNAQAVGFNRDRELLNQVMTHSGFQRHPNEWWHFSYGDQLWAWISNEQLAIYGGVM; this is encoded by the coding sequence ATGTCAAAGCCATATCAAAGAATTTCGATCGCTGAGTGCAATGAGCCACTGGTGGCAATTCCAGATGACATCTTTAAAATCAATCCTCATCCATACATGTCATTAGGCGCACCCTACGGCGATCGCTCTCCTTTTTTTGTGCGTCAAGGCATTTTAGAAAAATTACAAAAATCTCAAGCCTATTTACAAACAATGTACCCCAATTATCAAATCGCAATCTTTGATGCCTATCGCCCAATTCCTGTACAGCAATTTATGGTGGATTACAGTTTTGAGCAGTTAGCCGAAAGTAAGGATTTGGAAGTAAAAGATCTTACTGAGGAGCAAAAAAATTCACTTATGGCGGAAGTGATGAAATTTTGGGCAGTTCCTAGCCACGATCCGAAAATGCCCCCTCCTCACAGTACAGGCGCTGCGATCGACGTAACCTTGAATATTTCCCCCGTCAAATGCGGGGGGAATATTCAAGAAATCAATATGGGTTCACCGATTGATGAGATTAGCGATCGCTCTGTACCCAATTATTTTGCCAGTTTCCGTAATGCTCAAGCGGTGGGGTTTAATCGCGATCGCGAATTGTTAAATCAGGTAATGACCCATAGCGGTTTCCAGCGACATCCTAATGAATGGTGGCACTTTTCCTATGGAGATCAACTTTGGGCATGGATTAGCAACGAGCAACTTGCGATTTATGGAGGAGTTATGTAA
- a CDS encoding AbrB family transcriptional regulator, with protein MAKVKQPVQLSGDALLQKVKELEHLSKEEKAKACGYATVTKNNQARVNLMKFYNALMEADGVELEAKGSGKGGRSASYRVSVQKNGNLLIGSAYTQLMGLQAGDELEIRLGRKHIHLRQVGADDEE; from the coding sequence ATGGCAAAAGTTAAACAACCAGTTCAACTGTCTGGTGATGCATTGTTACAGAAAGTCAAAGAACTAGAACATCTGTCGAAAGAAGAAAAAGCTAAGGCTTGTGGATATGCCACCGTTACTAAGAACAATCAAGCCCGCGTTAACTTGATGAAGTTTTATAATGCCTTGATGGAAGCTGATGGTGTGGAGCTTGAAGCGAAAGGTAGTGGCAAAGGTGGGCGTAGTGCTAGTTACCGCGTTAGTGTACAAAAAAATGGTAACCTACTAATCGGCTCAGCATACACACAATTGATGGGTTTACAAGCTGGTGACGAGTTAGAAATTCGCCTTGGACGTAAACATATTCATCTGCGTCAAGTTGGTGCAGATGACGAAGAATAA
- a CDS encoding EndoU domain-containing protein, which translates to MTNAMISKLVVGFASLGAIFGTVFLSPQATTPQTQHSATIVQNYSYTTIAKAPVAKAPVAKALTINKAHIFQGEINRRGLAVGYHHRPNGKDSNNARMVKLTGLPNRQGVYIGRVEIRNPANGQWVSKLSSSTFFPDQWSQVQVLSEIQSAFASSNKSKEPWQGTSPSGLKIEGYYNQVTNTITTAYPIYRR; encoded by the coding sequence ATGACAAATGCAATGATTTCTAAGTTAGTAGTTGGGTTTGCGTCATTGGGGGCGATATTTGGCACTGTTTTCCTGAGTCCACAAGCAACCACACCTCAAACTCAGCATTCAGCGACTATCGTCCAAAACTACAGCTACACAACGATTGCTAAAGCTCCTGTTGCTAAAGCTCCTGTTGCTAAAGCGCTGACGATTAACAAAGCTCATATCTTTCAGGGAGAAATTAATCGCCGAGGTTTAGCAGTTGGTTATCACCATCGTCCGAATGGCAAAGATAGCAATAACGCCAGAATGGTCAAGCTTACAGGCTTGCCTAATAGACAAGGTGTTTATATTGGTCGCGTCGAAATCCGTAACCCCGCTAATGGTCAATGGGTTAGCAAGTTGTCCAGTTCTACTTTTTTCCCAGATCAGTGGTCTCAGGTTCAAGTCTTGTCAGAAATCCAAAGTGCTTTCGCCTCATCTAACAAATCTAAAGAACCTTGGCAAGGCACTTCCCCAAGTGGTTTAAAAATCGAAGGCTATTACAATCAAGTCACAAATACAATTACCACCGCCTATCCCATTTATCGTAGGTAA
- a CDS encoding GH36-type glycosyl hydrolase domain-containing protein produces MAIANQYGYYTEDNREFVITDPRTPRPWFNYMWNSQYAGLISHTGGGFSFLESPRDNRISRMRYNCLPWDRPGRYVMVKDTATGKYWSLSWSPTINLNYDFYECRHGQGYTKITTEINGIRGEITYFVPTDTNAEIWRVKLTELSGQVRDLEVYSFLELLMGNALNDQINQPNDKHFTDIHFDKDLQALVATRRYWVLNKGVSVKQPNIDWKYQIYFSQSLPIAGFDSSLDTFIGRWRSESNPVAVETGVMQNTEITAGDPVVALQSKIALAANGSVDFAVVLEILPKEIPSTPLVKAGEIVKVSDSKFLQLKQKWDQHLSCVQVQTPDAAFNAMLNVWNQYQAAVTFDMARNSGYYHGGLLFGTGMRDRFQDILGVVMVDPERVRERLIKALNFQFQDGSTLHNYFVLTNTGERTNHSDTPLWIPFGIVEYLKETGDFSILDEVVPYHDDSSGTVYEHLVRALDFAIANTGEKGMPRIFTGDWNDTLDHVGSQGKGETTWGAFFLGYVLNKSLPVCEHQGDRKSLEKFQNFYEHLRQVTNDICWDGDWYLRAFRDNGEPIGVSTAIQGKIFLNAQSWAVISELAPKDRADKAMASSREHLATPFGMQIVAPSFTEIDDTVGLISRCVPGKKENGAVFNHASAWFVLASLLNGDTEFGWEIYRRMMPINSSQATDAKCDRFETEPYVYPEYVTSPDHETQGQASHSWLTGTAVWMLRIGLDYILGFQPTFTGMIIDPKIPAEWSGFTAQRKFRGKVLSLTVVNHSDTKQMIVNGQVVTGQFIDLALYQGNEIAIAVHL; encoded by the coding sequence GTGGCGATCGCAAACCAATACGGCTATTACACCGAAGATAATCGGGAATTTGTGATTACAGATCCGCGCACCCCGCGCCCTTGGTTTAACTATATGTGGAATAGCCAATATGCAGGGCTGATTTCCCATACAGGCGGAGGCTTCAGCTTTTTGGAATCGCCACGCGATAACCGCATCAGTCGGATGCGCTATAACTGTCTCCCTTGGGATCGTCCTGGACGTTACGTGATGGTCAAAGATACTGCAACGGGGAAGTATTGGTCATTAAGTTGGTCACCGACAATCAATCTTAACTATGACTTCTATGAATGTCGTCATGGTCAGGGATACACCAAAATCACCACTGAGATCAATGGAATTCGTGGGGAAATCACTTACTTCGTTCCGACAGATACCAATGCCGAAATTTGGCGTGTGAAGCTAACGGAACTTTCTGGACAGGTGCGAGATTTAGAAGTTTATTCTTTTTTGGAATTGTTGATGGGGAATGCTCTCAATGATCAGATCAATCAACCTAATGACAAACATTTCACGGATATTCATTTCGACAAAGACTTGCAAGCATTGGTTGCCACACGTCGCTATTGGGTTTTGAATAAAGGCGTTTCCGTTAAGCAGCCAAATATTGATTGGAAGTATCAAATTTATTTCTCACAAAGTTTGCCGATCGCTGGTTTTGATAGTAGCCTCGACACTTTCATTGGCAGATGGCGATCGGAATCAAATCCTGTGGCAGTAGAAACAGGAGTGATGCAAAACACCGAAATTACCGCTGGCGATCCAGTAGTGGCTTTGCAGTCGAAGATTGCGTTGGCGGCAAATGGTTCTGTTGATTTTGCTGTGGTTTTGGAGATTTTGCCCAAAGAGATTCCCTCTACCCCACTTGTTAAGGCGGGAGAGATTGTGAAGGTTTCTGACAGTAAATTCCTGCAACTCAAACAGAAATGGGATCAGCATTTATCCTGTGTGCAGGTGCAAACACCCGATGCAGCATTTAACGCGATGCTCAATGTGTGGAATCAGTATCAGGCGGCTGTCACCTTTGATATGGCAAGAAATTCTGGTTACTATCACGGGGGATTGTTGTTTGGGACGGGAATGCGCGATCGCTTCCAAGATATTCTCGGTGTGGTGATGGTCGATCCTGAGAGAGTGCGCGAAAGATTAATTAAGGCTCTCAACTTCCAGTTTCAGGATGGTTCCACTTTACACAACTACTTTGTTCTCACAAATACTGGCGAACGCACTAACCATTCCGACACGCCGCTTTGGATTCCCTTCGGTATTGTTGAATATCTCAAGGAAACAGGAGATTTCTCGATTCTCGATGAAGTTGTTCCCTATCATGATGATAGTTCAGGTACTGTCTATGAACATTTGGTCAGAGCGCTAGACTTTGCGATCGCAAATACAGGCGAGAAGGGAATGCCCCGCATTTTTACAGGCGATTGGAATGATACGCTCGATCATGTTGGCTCGCAGGGTAAAGGCGAAACTACTTGGGGAGCTTTCTTCTTGGGCTATGTGTTGAATAAGTCTCTGCCAGTATGTGAACATCAAGGCGATCGCAAGTCCTTAGAGAAATTTCAAAACTTCTATGAGCATCTGCGCCAAGTTACTAACGACATCTGTTGGGATGGAGACTGGTATCTTCGCGCTTTCCGTGATAATGGCGAGCCGATTGGTGTATCGACAGCAATACAGGGCAAAATCTTTTTGAACGCGCAATCTTGGGCTGTGATTTCGGAACTCGCGCCGAAGGATCGCGCAGATAAAGCGATGGCAAGTAGTCGAGAACATCTGGCTACACCTTTTGGAATGCAGATTGTTGCGCCATCTTTTACAGAAATCGATGATACGGTTGGTTTAATCAGTCGTTGTGTCCCAGGGAAGAAAGAGAATGGTGCAGTATTTAACCATGCTTCGGCTTGGTTTGTGCTGGCTTCTCTGCTTAATGGTGACACAGAATTTGGTTGGGAAATCTATCGTCGGATGATGCCGATTAATTCCTCACAAGCAACGGATGCAAAATGCGATCGCTTTGAAACTGAGCCTTATGTCTATCCTGAATATGTAACTAGCCCCGATCACGAAACTCAAGGGCAAGCAAGCCATTCATGGCTTACTGGTACTGCGGTGTGGATGTTACGTATTGGACTTGATTATATTTTAGGATTCCAGCCCACTTTCACAGGCATGATTATCGATCCGAAAATTCCTGCTGAATGGTCTGGCTTTACGGCACAGCGCAAGTTTCGCGGTAAGGTTCTCTCGCTAACTGTAGTTAATCATAGTGATACCAAACAAATGATTGTTAACGGTCAAGTGGTGACAGGGCAGTTTATTGATTTGGCGCTTTATCAAGGAAATGAGATTGCGATCGCTGTTCATCTCTAA
- the folK gene encoding 2-amino-4-hydroxy-6-hydroxymethyldihydropteridine diphosphokinase, whose protein sequence is MTELCAIALGSNLGSEIGDSEKIVRSAIVQLSSFSEIEIISVSRWYRTKAITLPNSAPQPDYINGCAILKTSFQPLQLLQALFYTEQMFGRERRERWGARTLDLDLLLYGDRQIDTPELVIPHPRMCDRAFVLLPLAEIASDWIHPIAGVPISKLAKNPLDLDLSHPIAISNLATFNQLPLRGA, encoded by the coding sequence ATGACTGAGCTTTGCGCGATCGCCTTAGGTAGTAACTTGGGCAGTGAAATAGGTGACTCCGAAAAAATTGTCCGTTCAGCGATCGTACAACTTTCAAGTTTTTCCGAAATTGAGATAATTAGCGTTTCCCGCTGGTATCGCACTAAAGCGATCACTCTGCCAAACTCTGCCCCACAGCCTGACTATATAAATGGTTGTGCAATTTTAAAAACCAGTTTTCAGCCGCTTCAACTTTTACAAGCACTTTTCTATACTGAGCAAATGTTTGGTCGCGAACGCCGAGAACGTTGGGGGGCAAGAACTCTCGATTTAGATTTATTGCTTTATGGCGATCGCCAAATTGATACTCCTGAATTAGTAATACCGCATCCCCGAATGTGCGATCGCGCTTTTGTGTTACTACCTTTAGCGGAAATTGCTTCCGATTGGATTCATCCGATAGCGGGTGTGCCGATCAGTAAACTCGCTAAAAATCCCCTCGATCTTGATTTAAGTCATCCTATTGCTATTTCTAATTTGGCTACATTTAATCAGCTCCCGTTACGAGGCGCATGA
- the recF gene encoding DNA replication/repair protein RecF (All proteins in this family for which functions are known are DNA-binding proteins that assist the filamentation of RecA onto DNA for the initiation of recombination or recombinational repair.), whose protein sequence is MYLKSLHIKQFRNYIDQEVNFTAPKTVIVGNNAQGKSNLLEAVLLLATLRSHRVSKDRDLVRNGEAIGEIIATCQRSRSLESYPIELLMRMRTSGKRTLNVNGVNQARHLDFLGNLNAVMFSSLDLDLVRGSPESRRNWLDTVLIQLEPIYINLLQQYNQVLRQRNALLKSIKQGQIQYEPQQMSLWDAQLVTAGTRLIRRRSRLLERLTPIAHTWHQSISGGSEHLEITYVPKFAFSPTDTVEHIHQAFFEALLQKAIVEQHQGTSLVGPHRDEVSLTINATPAREYGSQGQQRTLVLALKLAELELLESVVGEPPLLLLDDVLAELDLQRQDHLLNAIGDRVQTIITTTHLGSFDAQWLNSARIFQVESGKILF, encoded by the coding sequence ATGTATCTTAAATCTCTCCACATCAAGCAGTTTCGCAACTACATCGATCAAGAAGTTAACTTCACCGCTCCCAAGACGGTGATCGTGGGCAACAATGCTCAGGGTAAATCTAACTTGCTCGAAGCAGTTTTGCTATTGGCGACTTTGCGATCGCATCGTGTGAGTAAAGATCGCGACTTAGTGCGAAATGGTGAGGCGATCGGTGAAATTATCGCAACTTGTCAGCGATCGCGATCGCTTGAAAGCTATCCCATAGAATTATTGATGCGAATGCGGACTAGTGGCAAGCGGACTTTAAATGTAAATGGGGTGAATCAAGCAAGGCATTTGGACTTTTTGGGGAACCTGAATGCAGTCATGTTTTCGAGTTTAGATCTGGATTTGGTGCGGGGTAGTCCAGAGAGTCGGCGCAATTGGTTGGATACAGTATTAATTCAATTAGAGCCGATTTATATCAATCTTTTGCAACAATATAATCAAGTTTTGCGGCAGCGCAATGCTTTATTAAAGTCCATCAAACAAGGGCAAATCCAATATGAACCACAACAAATGTCGCTCTGGGATGCTCAACTAGTAACTGCGGGGACAAGATTAATCAGAAGGCGATCGCGTTTATTGGAAAGATTAACGCCGATCGCCCATACTTGGCATCAATCGATTAGCGGTGGCAGTGAACATTTAGAGATTACTTACGTTCCCAAATTTGCCTTCTCGCCGACGGATACAGTTGAACATATTCATCAAGCTTTTTTTGAGGCACTTTTGCAGAAAGCGATAGTTGAGCAACATCAAGGCACCAGCTTAGTTGGTCCCCATCGTGATGAGGTTTCGCTAACAATTAATGCTACGCCTGCGCGTGAATATGGCTCACAAGGGCAACAACGCACTTTAGTACTGGCGCTAAAACTTGCTGAGTTAGAATTGCTAGAATCAGTAGTTGGAGAACCACCATTATTACTGTTAGATGATGTACTAGCTGAGCTTGATCTGCAAAGACAAGATCATTTACTGAATGCGATCGGCGATCGCGTTCAGACAATAATTACTACTACTCATCTGGGCTCGTTTGATGCTCAATGGCTAAATTCTGCCCGAATATTTCAAGTAGAAAGTGGCAAAATTTTATTTTAA
- a CDS encoding YacL family protein — MINIKFYRDAKGYFKADTESQYQLLSQYFQSEVQGVAAVCEDLLVTIAEIEIGDRIQLEGIGNAYGLKLTADRAMLWNEFSEAELTLELPLAEFKQALEDCLKFLQSA; from the coding sequence ATGATCAATATCAAATTCTATCGAGATGCGAAAGGCTATTTTAAAGCTGATACGGAGTCTCAATATCAGCTACTCAGCCAATATTTTCAATCAGAAGTTCAAGGTGTTGCTGCTGTATGTGAAGATCTTTTAGTCACGATCGCAGAGATTGAAATAGGCGATCGCATTCAGTTAGAAGGAATTGGTAATGCTTACGGATTAAAACTTACAGCAGACCGAGCAATGCTCTGGAATGAGTTTAGCGAAGCCGAGTTAACTCTAGAACTTCCCTTAGCAGAATTCAAACAAGCTTTAGAGGATTGCTTGAAATTTTTACAATCTGCTTAG
- a CDS encoding EAL domain-containing protein, protein METEFDPLTTAHINLQLEEFPKIQLAAEKFVIWFQPVYELDTGGVLHNEVLVRWRDEEGNLRQPQELLSALQNTQLLNQLDRIVVEKSIAILSQQTSVKLSVNLSNDIFEDQGFLPQLNLWFTQYKVAPKRLAFEIEEETLFQKQSLILPFMTELQMMGCYVVVDNFTGRFFPLSQLQELPIKMIKLDRSFALQPITLDKKQLAKAISYASRAFQRQTILKGIDDNSSLKLASDLGIKGVQGYSLGKPQDKPKTFRLFGVILFKIIATLIFLYIVKSLLGINIFPEHHAWEIIIDFFQSIFDGK, encoded by the coding sequence ATGGAAACTGAATTTGATCCTCTTACCACTGCTCATATCAATCTCCAGCTAGAAGAATTTCCAAAAATTCAGTTGGCGGCTGAAAAGTTTGTAATCTGGTTCCAACCAGTTTATGAGCTAGATACAGGAGGAGTTCTCCATAATGAAGTGCTAGTGCGTTGGCGAGATGAGGAAGGAAACTTACGACAACCTCAAGAATTATTGAGTGCTCTTCAAAATACTCAGTTACTCAATCAGCTAGATCGAATCGTTGTTGAAAAATCAATTGCCATACTATCTCAGCAGACCTCTGTAAAGCTTTCAGTTAATCTATCTAACGATATTTTTGAGGATCAGGGCTTTCTTCCCCAACTCAATTTGTGGTTCACTCAATATAAAGTTGCACCGAAAAGACTTGCTTTTGAGATAGAAGAAGAAACTCTCTTCCAAAAACAATCACTGATACTTCCTTTTATGACAGAATTACAGATGATGGGCTGCTATGTCGTAGTTGACAACTTTACAGGTAGATTTTTTCCCTTATCACAACTACAAGAGTTGCCAATCAAGATGATTAAGTTGGATCGCAGCTTTGCTTTACAACCTATAACACTTGATAAAAAGCAACTAGCGAAAGCAATATCATATGCGAGTAGAGCTTTTCAGAGACAGACCATTCTCAAGGGAATTGATGACAATTCATCCTTAAAGTTGGCAAGTGATCTCGGCATCAAGGGAGTACAAGGCTATTCCCTTGGTAAACCTCAAGACAAGCCAAAAACCTTTAGATTATTTGGAGTAATACTTTTTAAAATCATAGCTACTTTAATTTTTCTATATATTGTCAAAAGTTTACTGGGTATAAATATTTTCCCAGAGCATCATGCTTGGGAGATCATCATCGATTTTTTTCAATCAATTTTTGACGGAAAATAA
- the thrC gene encoding threonine synthase — translation MTATIVSPYTSDRVETFSNLKCKECGAEYEAKAMHVCELCFGPLEVAYNYDVIAARVSRETIQAGPLSIWRYRDFLPVKTENYIDVSTGMTPLIKANRLAKRLGIKNLYIKNDAVNMPTLSFKDRVVSVALSRARELGFTTVACASTGNLANSTAAIAAHAGLECCVFIPSDLEAGKVLGTTIYNPKVFSVHGNYDQVNRLCSEVANTHGWGFVNINLRPYYSEGSKTLAYEVVEQLGWKLPDHIVAPLASGSLFTKIYKGFNEFVKVGLVDEKSVRFSGAQAEGCSPIAAAYKEGRDFITPVKPKTIAKSLAIGNPADGIYAIDIAHKTNGNIEMVNDDEIIQAMKLLAETEGIFTETAGGTTIAVLKKLVEAGKIDPEEVTVVYITGNGLKTQEAIQGYVGEPFLIEPKLDSFERALERSHTLDKLEWQTVSV, via the coding sequence ATGACTGCAACGATTGTTTCTCCTTACACCAGCGATCGCGTTGAAACCTTCAGTAATCTCAAGTGCAAAGAGTGCGGTGCAGAATACGAAGCCAAGGCGATGCACGTATGTGAATTGTGCTTTGGGCCCCTAGAAGTTGCCTATAACTATGATGTGATCGCCGCCAGAGTCAGTCGTGAAACGATTCAAGCTGGCCCACTCTCGATTTGGCGCTATCGAGATTTCTTACCAGTTAAGACTGAAAATTATATCGATGTTTCCACAGGCATGACACCTCTGATCAAGGCAAACCGCCTTGCCAAACGTCTCGGCATCAAGAATCTCTACATTAAAAATGATGCTGTAAACATGCCAACCTTGAGCTTCAAAGACCGTGTTGTTTCTGTTGCTCTCAGCCGCGCTCGTGAACTTGGTTTCACCACCGTTGCTTGCGCCAGTACTGGCAACTTGGCAAACTCCACCGCCGCGATCGCAGCCCATGCAGGCTTAGAATGTTGTGTATTCATTCCTTCTGACCTCGAAGCTGGCAAAGTTCTCGGTACAACCATTTACAATCCCAAAGTTTTCTCGGTACATGGCAACTACGATCAAGTAAACCGTCTTTGCTCAGAGGTCGCCAATACTCATGGTTGGGGCTTCGTAAATATCAATCTCCGTCCATACTATTCTGAAGGTTCCAAAACCCTTGCTTATGAAGTTGTTGAACAACTCGGTTGGAAGTTGCCCGATCACATTGTTGCGCCTTTAGCTTCTGGATCTCTATTCACCAAGATTTACAAAGGTTTCAATGAATTTGTGAAGGTGGGTCTAGTAGATGAAAAATCCGTTCGATTCAGTGGCGCACAGGCTGAAGGTTGCTCTCCAATCGCTGCTGCTTACAAAGAAGGTCGCGACTTTATTACTCCTGTTAAGCCTAAAACCATTGCTAAGAGTTTAGCGATCGGTAATCCTGCGGATGGTATCTATGCGATCGATATTGCGCACAAGACTAATGGCAATATTGAGATGGTTAATGATGATGAAATCATCCAAGCGATGAAGTTACTTGCCGAAACTGAAGGTATCTTTACCGAGACTGCTGGTGGAACCACGATCGCAGTTCTTAAGAAGTTAGTCGAAGCTGGCAAAATTGATCCTGAAGAAGTAACAGTTGTGTACATCACAGGGAATGGATTGAAGACTCAAGAAGCAATCCAAGGCTATGTTGGCGAACCATTTTTGATTGAGCCTAAACTTGATAGCTTCGAGCGAGCGCTTGAGCGTTCACACACATTGGACAAGCTAGAGTGGCAGACAGTTTCAGTCTAG
- the murA gene encoding UDP-N-acetylglucosamine 1-carboxyvinyltransferase, translated as MQSTMDLGNASQLASQIIEPIDLTTLESSQMEQIELNAPVLRIIGKSKLSGHVPISGAKNSILALMAGTLLSSEGCRIRNVPNLADVQRMSDILETLGVKISRNGEVLDLDTSNLTTNSAPYELVSKMRASFFAVGSLLARLGSAKIPLPGGCAIGARPVELHVRGLQSLGAFVQIDHGIVHAHAMSPNGRLQGAKIYLDYPSVGATETLMMAATLAEGQTIIENAALEPEVVDLADLCMAMGAKIRGAGTSTIIIDGVEKLHFADFTAIPDRVEAATFMVAAAITRSTLSMSPVIPAHLTAAISKLQDIGVTVRQDSDNMITVIGGDNYRAVDIETLPYPGFPTDMQAQFMALLTICEGNGVVTETVFENRLQHVAELNRMGANIRLKNNVAVVTGVPQLSGAPVMATDLRASAALVIAGLAADGETTVMGLHHLDRGYDRIEEKLRNVGAKLYRTTEAIPV; from the coding sequence ATGCAATCGACGATGGATCTCGGTAATGCTTCACAACTTGCTTCACAAATCATTGAGCCTATCGACTTAACCACTCTCGAATCTTCTCAAATGGAACAAATCGAACTCAACGCCCCTGTCCTCCGCATCATTGGCAAATCGAAATTGTCTGGACATGTCCCCATTAGTGGTGCAAAAAATTCCATCCTTGCCCTCATGGCAGGTACACTTTTATCCTCAGAAGGATGCCGTATTCGGAATGTCCCCAACCTCGCTGATGTGCAGCGCATGAGCGACATTCTCGAAACCCTCGGTGTAAAAATTTCCCGTAATGGCGAAGTTCTCGATCTCGATACCAGCAACTTGACAACAAACTCTGCACCTTATGAATTAGTAAGTAAGATGAGAGCTAGTTTCTTTGCAGTCGGTTCACTATTAGCAAGACTCGGATCAGCAAAAATTCCTCTCCCAGGTGGCTGTGCGATCGGTGCGCGTCCTGTAGAACTGCATGTGCGTGGTTTGCAATCTCTAGGAGCATTTGTGCAGATCGATCATGGTATCGTTCACGCCCATGCAATGAGTCCCAATGGACGCTTGCAAGGCGCAAAGATTTATCTTGATTACCCAAGTGTCGGTGCAACTGAAACCTTGATGATGGCAGCGACCCTTGCTGAGGGACAAACCATTATTGAGAATGCAGCGCTGGAGCCTGAAGTAGTCGATCTAGCCGATCTTTGCATGGCGATGGGAGCAAAAATTAGAGGTGCAGGTACAAGTACGATCATCATTGATGGAGTCGAAAAGCTCCATTTTGCTGATTTCACAGCGATTCCCGATCGCGTTGAAGCGGCAACTTTCATGGTTGCTGCTGCGATTACGCGATCGACCTTATCGATGTCGCCTGTGATTCCTGCGCACCTTACTGCCGCGATTTCTAAACTGCAAGATATCGGTGTCACCGTGCGCCAAGATTCTGACAATATGATCACGGTTATTGGTGGCGACAACTATCGTGCTGTCGATATCGAAACCTTGCCTTATCCTGGGTTTCCTACCGATATGCAAGCGCAGTTTATGGCTTTACTGACCATCTGCGAAGGTAATGGCGTAGTCACCGAAACTGTATTTGAAAACCGCTTGCAACATGTTGCTGAGCTTAATCGTATGGGCGCAAATATTCGCCTTAAAAATAATGTGGCAGTAGTGACTGGCGTACCCCAATTGTCGGGCGCTCCCGTTATGGCAACCGATCTACGTGCATCGGCTGCACTGGTTATCGCAGGTCTAGCTGCCGATGGCGAAACCACTGTCATGGGCTTGCATCACCTCGATCGCGGTTACGATCGCATCGAAGAAAAGTTGCGCAATGTTGGCGCGAAGCTTTATCGCACAACTGAAGCGATTCCCGTATAA